Proteins from one Candidatus Fusobacterium pullicola genomic window:
- a CDS encoding MATE family efflux transporter — protein sequence MENRNDFSQGSIYRHIMSLAIPMTIAQMVQVLYNIVDRIYIGHLEAGSSLALTGLGLTFPIITIISAFTNLFGMGGAPLCSIARGKNDMERAETIMGNTFFLLLVSSFVLMLASYVFMKPLLYMFGASDTTYPYAKEYLKIYLLGTPFVMLGTGMNGFINSQGFGKIGMMTILLGAIVNIILDPIFIFYLKLGISGAAIATILSQLLSAIWVMKFLLGEKTILKLTKKNMRLEGELIKSITGLGLAGFVMSATNGAVQIVCNATLKGHGGDIYVGIMTVLSSIRDVIILPIHGVTTGAQPVLGYNYGAKKYDRIKKGIIFVTVVTVIYMLLAWIIVFLYPGSFIKVFSSDMELIVKGIPAMNIYYFGFFMMAFQVAGQSIFVALGQSKQAVFFSLFRKIIVVVPLTLFLPYVADLGIKGVFLAEPISNFIGGAACYIVMLFTIKKLLNSSDN from the coding sequence TTGGAAAATAGGAATGATTTTTCACAAGGAAGTATTTACAGACATATAATGTCACTTGCTATACCTATGACAATAGCTCAAATGGTACAAGTTTTATATAATATAGTTGATAGAATATATATTGGACACTTAGAAGCTGGGTCATCATTAGCTTTAACAGGATTGGGATTAACATTTCCAATTATAACAATTATTTCAGCTTTTACCAATTTGTTTGGAATGGGAGGGGCACCTCTATGTTCAATAGCTAGAGGAAAAAATGATATGGAGAGAGCAGAGACAATAATGGGGAATACTTTTTTTCTATTATTGGTAAGTAGCTTTGTATTGATGTTAGCTTCATATGTATTTATGAAGCCACTTCTATATATGTTTGGAGCTAGTGATACTACTTATCCTTATGCTAAGGAGTATCTAAAAATATATTTATTGGGGACTCCTTTTGTAATGTTAGGAACAGGAATGAATGGATTTATTAATTCTCAAGGGTTTGGAAAAATAGGAATGATGACAATATTATTAGGAGCAATAGTAAATATTATTCTTGATCCAATTTTTATCTTTTATTTGAAACTAGGAATATCAGGGGCTGCAATAGCTACAATTCTTTCTCAACTGTTATCAGCAATATGGGTAATGAAATTTTTACTAGGAGAAAAGACCATTTTAAAATTAACTAAAAAAAATATGAGATTAGAAGGAGAGCTTATAAAGAGTATAACAGGATTAGGACTTGCAGGTTTTGTAATGTCAGCTACAAATGGAGCTGTACAGATCGTATGCAATGCAACATTAAAAGGGCATGGTGGAGATATCTATGTAGGGATAATGACTGTGTTGAGTTCAATAAGAGATGTGATAATACTACCTATACATGGTGTAACAACAGGAGCTCAACCAGTTTTAGGTTATAATTATGGAGCTAAAAAATATGATAGAATAAAAAAAGGGATAATATTTGTTACAGTGGTAACAGTAATTTATATGTTATTAGCTTGGATTATAGTTTTCCTATATCCAGGAAGCTTTATAAAGGTTTTTAGTTCAGATATGGAGCTTATTGTAAAAGGTATTCCAGCTATGAATATATATTATTTTGGATTTTTTATGATGGCATTCCAAGTTGCAGGTCAATCAATTTTTGTAGCTTTGGGGCAATCAAAACAAGCTGTATTTTTCTCGCTGTTTAGAAAGATAATAGTTGTTGTTCCATTAACTCTATTTTTGCCATATGTAGCAGATTTAGGAATAAAGGGAGTATTTTTAGCAGAGCCAATTTCAAACTTTATAGGTGGAGCTGCATGCTATATAGTTATGCTTTTTACAATAAAGAAATTGTTAAATAGTAGTGATAATTAA
- a CDS encoding DNA polymerase III subunit alpha translates to MKKNFVHLHLHTEYSLLDGVGKIDDYLERAKELGMQAIAITDHGNLFGALEFYKKARKKGIKPIIGMEAYVCEKGMEDREGRNFHLILLASDDIGYRNLLKISSESFIRGFYYKPRVDKTYLKEHSKGLIALSACMQGEISRRVMDMESESEIDSAVAEYIDIFGRENFYIEVQANGIKEQFELNEKLYDIAKRNNLNLVATNDTHYVNEGEHTLQDILICVQTGAKLSDEKRMRIETEELFLKSREQILEQLGEKYLEAIDNTTVIAERCNVDIEFGHFKFPEYKIPSCVKTIEAFLRKLVYFGLSKRYPHGLTQSIVERVEYELGIIEKMGYAGYFVVVWDFIDFARRKNIPIGPGRGSAAGSLIAYALGITQLDPLKYNLIFERFLNPERISMPDIDIDICQERRQEVIDYVIEKYGADKVAQIITFGTLKARAAIRDVGRVLNTPLSKIDAVAKLIPFNVNIKQALESVDEFRKQYLEDREIQRVIDISSKIENKVRHASVHAAGIVITKDPLTDVVPLYCDTKNKVVSTQYQMKELEELGLLKMDFLGLRNLTNLQRTIDYIKEDLGIEIKLEDIPLNSKKVYELLSRGDTSGVFQMESIGIRKILVKLKPDKFEDIIALLALYRPGPLGSGMVDDFINGKNGITEIRYPHPSLEETLKETYGVILYQEQVMKIANIMAGYSLGEADLLRRAMGKKNIQIMEENREKFITRSIANGYSEEKAFEMFELIDKFAGYGFNKSHSAAYALIAYWTAYFKAHYMKHYYAALMTSEMAHIEDIAYYVEDAKIHNLKLHLPDVNRATSKFIVDKDGIIFSLAAIKNVGEGVAEKILEEYNENGEYKNLEDFVVRTKKYGLNKKALESLILSGALDGLPGNRRQKFESVDKIIDYANRKIKEDDIQQMNLFGEAKSSLGVFTLPQVNEYSLDELLAKEKEYLGFYFSAHPLDNYRKMIKIFRLSTINEIKEEKTTQIFKTYGILRDVKKIVTKNSGQIMGVFELEDYFDKISCVLFPRDYESSSHMLLEGKPVYIEGSLQVDYFKGEENKKLIVRKIKFLDDIVRERNLKLYILMVEEDREKFSRLKEILANSVGDVPVFFAIKDSNHKEIKKSRYSVNPDRLFLEEITQLMGEERITIK, encoded by the coding sequence ATGAAAAAAAACTTTGTACATCTACATTTACATACTGAGTATAGCCTCCTTGATGGAGTTGGAAAGATAGATGATTATTTAGAGAGGGCTAAAGAGCTAGGAATGCAAGCTATAGCTATAACAGATCATGGAAATCTTTTTGGAGCTTTGGAGTTTTATAAAAAGGCGAGAAAAAAAGGAATTAAGCCAATTATAGGAATGGAAGCATATGTATGTGAAAAGGGAATGGAAGATAGAGAGGGAAGAAACTTTCATCTAATTCTTTTAGCTAGTGATGATATAGGTTATAGAAATCTTTTAAAGATAAGCTCAGAAAGTTTTATAAGAGGTTTTTATTATAAACCAAGAGTAGATAAAACTTATCTAAAAGAGCATAGTAAAGGGCTAATAGCTCTGTCAGCTTGTATGCAGGGAGAGATCTCTAGAAGAGTTATGGATATGGAAAGTGAAAGTGAGATAGATAGTGCAGTAGCTGAGTATATAGATATTTTTGGAAGAGAAAATTTTTATATAGAGGTACAAGCTAATGGTATAAAGGAGCAATTTGAACTAAATGAAAAATTGTATGATATAGCAAAGAGAAATAATTTAAATTTAGTAGCTACTAATGATACTCACTATGTAAATGAAGGAGAGCACACACTGCAAGATATTTTAATATGTGTTCAAACAGGGGCAAAGCTCTCTGATGAAAAAAGAATGAGAATAGAGACTGAGGAGCTATTTTTAAAGAGTAGAGAGCAGATATTGGAACAACTAGGTGAAAAGTACTTAGAGGCAATAGATAATACAACAGTTATAGCTGAAAGATGTAATGTGGATATAGAGTTTGGTCATTTCAAATTTCCAGAGTATAAGATACCAAGTTGTGTAAAAACTATAGAGGCTTTTTTAAGAAAGTTAGTATATTTTGGCTTATCTAAGAGATATCCTCATGGACTTACTCAAAGTATAGTGGAAAGAGTGGAGTATGAATTAGGGATAATTGAAAAAATGGGATATGCTGGTTATTTCGTAGTAGTGTGGGATTTTATAGATTTTGCTAGAAGAAAGAATATTCCTATTGGACCAGGGAGAGGATCTGCAGCAGGAAGTTTGATAGCCTATGCACTGGGGATAACACAGTTAGATCCATTAAAATATAATCTTATCTTTGAAAGATTTTTGAATCCAGAGAGAATATCAATGCCAGATATAGATATAGATATATGTCAAGAAAGAAGACAAGAGGTAATAGACTATGTTATAGAGAAGTATGGAGCTGATAAGGTAGCTCAGATTATTACCTTTGGAACATTGAAGGCAAGAGCTGCAATTCGGGATGTAGGTAGAGTTTTAAATACTCCACTTTCAAAGATAGATGCAGTGGCTAAGCTCATTCCTTTTAATGTAAATATAAAGCAAGCTCTAGAGAGTGTTGATGAGTTTAGGAAACAGTATCTTGAGGATAGAGAGATACAGAGAGTGATAGATATTTCCTCAAAAATAGAGAATAAGGTAAGACACGCTTCTGTCCATGCAGCAGGAATAGTTATAACAAAGGATCCTCTTACAGATGTAGTACCACTCTATTGTGATACAAAAAATAAAGTTGTATCTACACAGTATCAGATGAAAGAGCTAGAAGAGTTAGGGCTTCTAAAAATGGATTTTTTAGGACTTAGAAATTTAACTAACCTTCAAAGAACAATTGATTATATAAAAGAGGATTTAGGTATAGAGATAAAATTAGAAGATATTCCACTAAATTCTAAAAAGGTTTATGAATTACTTTCAAGAGGAGATACCTCTGGTGTTTTCCAAATGGAATCAATAGGAATTAGAAAAATATTAGTAAAATTAAAACCTGATAAATTTGAAGATATAATCGCCCTATTAGCTTTGTATAGACCGGGACCTCTTGGCTCTGGAATGGTAGATGACTTTATAAATGGAAAAAATGGTATTACTGAGATAAGATATCCACACCCATCATTAGAGGAGACTCTTAAGGAAACATATGGAGTAATACTTTATCAAGAGCAAGTAATGAAGATAGCTAATATAATGGCTGGATATTCATTAGGAGAAGCAGATCTGCTTAGAAGAGCTATGGGAAAGAAAAATATTCAAATAATGGAAGAGAATAGAGAAAAATTTATTACTCGTTCAATAGCTAATGGATACAGTGAAGAGAAAGCTTTTGAGATGTTTGAATTAATAGATAAATTTGCTGGTTATGGATTTAATAAATCTCATTCAGCTGCCTATGCTTTGATAGCTTACTGGACAGCATATTTTAAAGCTCACTATATGAAACATTACTATGCTGCTCTTATGACATCAGAGATGGCTCATATAGAGGATATAGCTTACTATGTAGAGGATGCAAAGATACATAATTTAAAATTACATCTTCCAGATGTAAATAGGGCTACATCTAAATTTATTGTAGATAAGGATGGAATAATCTTTTCTCTAGCAGCTATAAAAAATGTAGGAGAGGGAGTAGCTGAAAAAATATTGGAAGAGTATAATGAGAATGGGGAGTATAAAAATCTAGAAGATTTTGTAGTGAGAACTAAAAAATATGGACTGAATAAAAAAGCTCTAGAGTCTTTAATATTATCTGGTGCTTTAGATGGACTTCCTGGAAATAGAAGACAAAAATTTGAGTCTGTAGATAAGATAATAGACTATGCTAATAGAAAGATAAAAGAAGATGATATTCAACAGATGAATCTTTTTGGAGAAGCAAAATCATCATTGGGAGTTTTTACTCTACCTCAAGTAAATGAATACTCTTTAGATGAGTTATTAGCAAAAGAGAAGGAGTATTTAGGTTTCTATTTTAGTGCTCATCCACTAGATAATTACAGAAAAATGATAAAAATATTTAGACTTTCAACAATAAATGAGATAAAAGAGGAAAAAACTACACAAATTTTTAAAACTTATGGTATACTAAGAGATGTGAAAAAAATAGTAACAAAAAATTCTGGACAAATAATGGGAGTTTTTGAATTAGAAGATTACTTCGATAAGATATCTTGTGTACTATTCCCAAGAGATTATGAAAGTAGCTCTCATATGCTTTTAGAAGGAAAACCTGTATATATAGAGGGAAGTTTA